In the genome of Pseudomonas sp. HS6, one region contains:
- the oscA gene encoding sulfur starvation response protein OscA, with amino-acid sequence MSASLRSVDGQDETTILREIQSALRDLRFGAVEITVHNAQVVQIERKEKFRLQQPGNKPS; translated from the coding sequence ATGAGCGCATCCCTGCGTAGCGTTGACGGTCAGGACGAAACCACCATCTTGCGCGAAATCCAGAGCGCCTTGCGCGACCTGCGTTTCGGTGCGGTGGAAATCACTGTGCACAACGCCCAAGTGGTCCAGATCGAACGCAAAGAGAAATTCCGTCTGCAGCAACCGGGCAACAAACCGAGCTGA
- a CDS encoding sulfate ABC transporter substrate-binding protein, translating to MSSIRRYALAALASAVFAGSAVAKDYELLNVSYDPTRELYQDYNAEFVKYWQAEHAGDTVKIQQSHGGSGKQGRAVIDGLRADVVTLALAGDIDEIAKLGKTLPADWQKRLPDASTPYTSTIVFLVRKGNPKGIKDWGDLVKNDVSVITPNPKTSGGARWNFLAAWAYGLKANGGNEAKAKEYVQTLFKHVPVLDTGARGSTITFVNNGQGDVLLAWENEAFLALKEDGGKDKFDIVVPSLSILAEPPVAVVDKNAEKKGNGQIAEAYLKHLYSPAGQEIAAKNFYRPRDKDVAAKYAQQFPKLELVTIDKDFGGWKTAQPKFFNDGGVFDQIYQAQ from the coding sequence ATGTCGTCGATTCGCCGTTACGCTTTGGCCGCCCTGGCCAGCGCTGTGTTTGCCGGTTCCGCGGTTGCCAAGGATTACGAACTGCTCAACGTTTCGTACGACCCGACTCGCGAGTTGTATCAGGATTACAACGCCGAATTCGTGAAGTACTGGCAGGCAGAGCATGCCGGCGACACCGTGAAGATCCAGCAATCCCACGGCGGTTCGGGCAAGCAGGGCCGTGCGGTAATCGACGGTCTGCGCGCCGACGTCGTGACCCTGGCCCTGGCCGGTGACATCGACGAAATCGCCAAGCTCGGCAAGACCCTGCCGGCCGACTGGCAGAAGCGTCTGCCGGACGCCAGCACCCCGTACACCTCGACCATCGTGTTCCTGGTGCGCAAGGGCAACCCGAAAGGCATCAAGGACTGGGGCGACCTGGTCAAGAACGACGTCTCGGTGATCACCCCGAACCCGAAAACCTCCGGCGGTGCGCGCTGGAACTTCCTCGCGGCGTGGGCCTACGGCCTGAAAGCCAACGGCGGCAACGAAGCCAAAGCCAAAGAATACGTGCAAACCCTGTTCAAGCACGTTCCGGTCCTGGACACCGGCGCTCGTGGTTCGACCATCACCTTCGTCAACAACGGTCAGGGTGACGTGTTGCTGGCCTGGGAAAACGAAGCCTTCCTGGCGCTGAAAGAAGACGGCGGCAAGGACAAGTTCGACATCGTCGTGCCTTCGCTGTCGATCCTCGCCGAACCCCCGGTGGCCGTGGTCGACAAGAACGCCGAGAAGAAGGGCAACGGGCAGATCGCCGAAGCCTACCTCAAGCACCTGTACAGCCCGGCCGGCCAGGAAATCGCGGCGAAGAACTTCTACCGCCCGCGTGACAAGGACGTGGCGGCCAAGTACGCCCAGCAATTCCCGAAACTGGAACTGGTGACCATCGACAAGGACTTCGGCGGCTGGAAAACCGCACAGCCGAAATTCTTCAACGATGGTGGCGTGTTCGACCAGATCTATCAGGCGCAGTAA
- the cysT gene encoding sulfate ABC transporter permease subunit CysT, whose product MSRRISPVIPGFGLTLGYTLVYLSLIVLIPLAAMFIHASQLTWDQFWTIISAPRVLAALKLSFGTALCAAIINGIIGTLLAWVLVRYTFPGRKVIDAMIDLPFALPTAVAGIALTALYTPTGLVGQFAADLGFKIAYTPLGITLALTFVTLPFVVRTVQPVLADIPREVEEAAACLGAKPLQVFRHILLPALLPAWLTGFALAFARGVGEYGSVIFIAGNMPMKTEILPLLIMVKLDQYDYTGATSIGVLMLVVSFVLLLLINLLQRRIETP is encoded by the coding sequence ATGTCGCGTCGTATCTCCCCCGTCATACCCGGCTTCGGGCTGACGCTGGGCTACACCTTGGTGTACCTCAGCCTGATTGTGCTAATCCCGCTGGCGGCGATGTTCATCCACGCCTCACAGCTCACCTGGGATCAGTTCTGGACGATCATCTCCGCCCCCCGCGTTCTCGCCGCACTGAAGCTGAGCTTCGGCACCGCGCTGTGCGCCGCGATCATCAACGGCATCATCGGCACGCTGCTGGCGTGGGTGCTGGTGCGCTACACGTTCCCGGGACGCAAGGTGATCGACGCGATGATCGATCTGCCGTTCGCCCTGCCGACCGCAGTGGCCGGTATCGCGCTCACTGCGCTGTACACGCCGACCGGGCTGGTCGGGCAATTCGCTGCCGACCTCGGTTTCAAGATCGCCTACACCCCGCTCGGGATCACCCTGGCGCTGACCTTCGTGACCCTGCCATTCGTGGTGCGCACGGTGCAACCGGTGCTGGCCGACATCCCGCGTGAAGTCGAAGAAGCGGCCGCGTGCCTTGGCGCCAAGCCGCTACAAGTGTTCCGCCACATCCTGTTGCCGGCACTGTTGCCAGCCTGGCTGACCGGTTTCGCCCTGGCGTTTGCCCGCGGCGTCGGCGAGTACGGTTCGGTGATTTTTATCGCCGGCAACATGCCGATGAAAACCGAGATCCTGCCGCTGCTGATCATGGTCAAGCTCGACCAATACGATTACACCGGCGCCACTTCCATCGGCGTGCTGATGCTGGTGGTTTCCTTCGTCCTGTTGCTGCTGATCAACCTGCTGCAGCGGCGCATCGAAACCCCATAA
- the cysW gene encoding sulfate ABC transporter permease subunit CysW has translation MSQSSIAAASSANAARRGSATSRRVLIGLGWLIFFLFLVLPLFIVVSQGLKNGLGAFFTAIFEPDALSALKLTVIAVLISVPLNLVFGVSAAWCVSKYSFRGKSMLVTLIDLPFSVSPVIAGLVYVLMFGAQGLFGPWLQDHDIQIVFALPGIVLATIFVTVPFVARELIPLMQEQGTQEEEAARLLGANGWQMFWHVTVPNIKWGLIYGVVLCTARAMGEFGAVSVVSGHIRGVTNTLPLHVEILYNEYNHVAAFAVASLLLILALFILLAKQWSENRINRLRASAAEE, from the coding sequence ATGTCCCAATCGTCTATTGCTGCCGCTTCCTCGGCCAACGCCGCCCGCCGTGGCAGTGCCACTTCGCGCAGGGTGCTGATCGGCCTCGGTTGGCTGATTTTCTTCCTGTTTCTGGTACTGCCGCTGTTCATCGTGGTGTCACAGGGATTGAAGAACGGCCTCGGTGCGTTCTTCACCGCGATCTTTGAACCGGATGCCTTGTCGGCCCTGAAACTCACCGTGATCGCGGTGCTGATTTCGGTGCCGCTGAACCTGGTGTTCGGTGTCAGCGCCGCGTGGTGCGTGAGCAAATACTCGTTCCGTGGCAAGAGCATGCTGGTGACGCTGATCGACCTGCCGTTCTCGGTCTCGCCGGTGATCGCAGGTCTGGTCTATGTGTTGATGTTCGGCGCCCAGGGCCTGTTCGGGCCGTGGCTGCAGGACCACGACATCCAGATCGTCTTCGCCCTGCCGGGCATCGTGCTGGCGACGATCTTCGTTACCGTGCCGTTCGTGGCCCGTGAGCTGATCCCGCTGATGCAGGAGCAAGGTACTCAGGAAGAGGAGGCCGCGCGCCTGCTCGGCGCCAATGGCTGGCAGATGTTCTGGCACGTCACCGTCCCCAACATCAAATGGGGCCTGATCTATGGCGTGGTGCTGTGCACCGCGCGGGCCATGGGTGAGTTCGGTGCGGTGTCGGTGGTTTCCGGGCACATTCGCGGGGTGACCAACACCTTGCCGCTGCACGTCGAGATCCTCTACAACGAATACAACCACGTGGCCGCGTTCGCCGTGGCGAGCCTGTTGCTGATCCTGGCGCTATTCATCCTGCTGGCCAAGCAGTGGAGCGAAAACCGTATCAACCGCCTGCGCGCCAGCGCCGCGGAGGAATAA
- a CDS encoding sulfate/molybdate ABC transporter ATP-binding protein, with amino-acid sequence MSIEVRNVSKNFNAFKALDNISLDIHSGELVALLGPSGCGKTTLLRIIAGLETPDNGNIVFHGEDVSGHDVRDRNVGFVFQHYALFRHMTVFDNVAFGLRMKPKNQRPSESQIATKVHELLNMVQLDWLSDRYPEQLSGGQRQRIALARALAVEPKVLLLDEPFGALDAKVRKELRRWLARLHEDINLTSVFVTHDQEEAMEVADRIVVMNKGVIEQIGSPGDVYENPASDFVYHFLGDSNRLHLGDDNHVLFRPHEVSLSRHELEDHHAAEVRDIRPLGATTRVTLKVEGQTDLIEAEVVKDHDSLTGLAKGETLFFKPKVWQKVANL; translated from the coding sequence ATGTCGATCGAAGTGCGTAACGTCAGCAAGAATTTCAATGCGTTCAAGGCGCTGGACAACATCAGCCTGGACATCCACAGCGGTGAACTGGTGGCCTTGCTCGGCCCGTCCGGCTGCGGCAAGACCACCTTGCTGCGCATTATTGCCGGTCTGGAAACCCCGGATAACGGCAACATCGTGTTCCACGGCGAAGACGTTTCCGGCCACGACGTGCGGGATCGCAACGTCGGTTTCGTGTTCCAGCACTACGCCCTGTTCCGCCACATGACCGTGTTCGACAACGTCGCATTCGGCCTGCGCATGAAGCCGAAAAACCAGCGCCCGAGCGAAAGCCAGATCGCGACCAAGGTTCACGAGCTGCTGAACATGGTGCAACTGGACTGGTTGTCGGATCGTTATCCGGAGCAACTGTCCGGCGGCCAGCGTCAGCGGATCGCTCTGGCCCGCGCCCTGGCGGTAGAGCCGAAAGTGCTGCTGCTCGACGAACCGTTCGGTGCCCTCGACGCCAAGGTGCGTAAAGAGCTGCGCCGCTGGCTGGCGCGCTTGCATGAAGACATCAACCTGACCTCGGTATTCGTGACCCACGACCAGGAAGAAGCGATGGAAGTCGCCGACCGCATCGTGGTGATGAACAAGGGTGTGATCGAACAGATCGGCTCACCGGGCGACGTCTACGAAAACCCGGCCAGCGATTTCGTCTATCACTTCCTCGGCGATTCGAACCGTCTGCATCTGGGCGATGACAACCACGTGCTGTTCCGCCCGCACGAAGTGTCGCTGTCGCGGCATGAGCTGGAGGATCACCACGCCGCTGAAGTTCGCGATATCCGGCCGCTGGGCGCGACCACGCGGGTGACGTTGAAGGTTGAAGGTCAGACTGATCTGATCGAGGCGGAAGTGGTGAAGGACCACGACAGCCTGACCGGGTTGGCGAAAGGTGAGACGTTATTCTTCAAGCCGAAGGTCTGGCAGAAAGTCGCCAACCTCTAA
- a CDS encoding DUF962 domain-containing protein: MKSLVDHLSQYAAYHRDPRNIASHFIGIPLIVVAVAVLLSRPDWSVGGLWISPAVIVALASAWFYLRLELKLGVLMTVLMGLSVWVGHVLAQQSTMVWLSSGLAMFVIGWAIQFVGHHYEGRKPAFVDDLSGLIVGPLFVVAELAFMLGMRHELKEQIEARAGVVRVNPNRAAV; the protein is encoded by the coding sequence ATGAAAAGCCTCGTCGATCATTTGAGTCAATACGCCGCTTACCACCGTGATCCGCGCAACATCGCCAGCCACTTTATCGGGATTCCGCTGATTGTGGTGGCGGTGGCCGTGCTGTTGTCGCGACCGGATTGGTCGGTGGGCGGGTTGTGGATTTCGCCTGCCGTTATCGTGGCGCTGGCCTCAGCGTGGTTTTACCTGCGACTGGAACTGAAGCTCGGGGTTTTGATGACCGTACTGATGGGGCTGTCGGTCTGGGTCGGGCATGTTCTAGCGCAGCAGAGCACCATGGTCTGGCTGAGCAGTGGTCTGGCGATGTTTGTGATTGGCTGGGCGATCCAGTTTGTCGGCCATCACTACGAAGGGCGCAAACCGGCGTTCGTCGATGACTTGAGCGGGTTGATTGTCGGGCCGCTGTTTGTGGTGGCCGAACTGGCGTTCATGCTCGGGATGCGGCATGAGCTGAAAGAGCAGATCGAGGCACGGGCGGGTGTGGTGCGGGTCAATCCGAATCGCGCGGCCGTATAG
- a CDS encoding Crp/Fnr family transcriptional regulator, with protein sequence MDKVWRARLLTGQWFSHLPVSFQDSLLAAARERRLAAGQRLFQRGDAPCGLYAVLDGAVRIGAVSEQGKEALLSLVEAPHWFGEICLFDGQPRTHDAYAVGPCLLLNIPQTTLLKLLDEHPVYWRHLALLMSHKLRLTFINLEQLSLLPAPARLAHRLLMIAEGYGELDPPRRVLQLPQEQLASMLSLSRQTTNQILKELQGQGIIGLSYGEIEILDAARLRALATL encoded by the coding sequence ATGGATAAGGTCTGGCGAGCGCGCCTGCTGACTGGGCAATGGTTCAGTCATCTGCCGGTATCCTTTCAGGATAGTCTGCTGGCGGCGGCCCGGGAGCGGCGGCTGGCGGCGGGGCAGCGCTTGTTCCAACGCGGTGATGCGCCGTGCGGTCTATACGCGGTGCTCGACGGCGCCGTGCGCATCGGGGCGGTCAGCGAGCAGGGCAAGGAGGCGTTGCTGAGTCTGGTGGAAGCGCCGCACTGGTTCGGCGAAATCTGCCTGTTCGACGGCCAGCCGCGCACCCATGACGCTTACGCAGTCGGCCCGTGTCTGTTGCTGAATATCCCGCAAACCACGCTGCTGAAGTTGCTCGACGAACACCCCGTCTACTGGCGGCATCTGGCGTTGCTGATGAGCCACAAACTGCGCCTGACGTTCATTAATCTCGAACAGCTGAGTCTGCTGCCGGCTCCGGCCCGTCTGGCTCATCGTCTGCTGATGATCGCCGAAGGTTATGGCGAACTCGACCCGCCCCGCCGCGTGCTGCAACTGCCCCAGGAACAGCTGGCGTCGATGTTGTCGCTGTCGCGGCAGACCACCAACCAGATCCTCAAGGAGTTGCAGGGGCAGGGGATTATCGGCTTGAGTTATGGCGAGATCGAAATCCTCGACGCCGCGCGATTGCGCGCACTCGCCACACTTTAG
- the uraH gene encoding hydroxyisourate hydrolase produces MTLLRMTFTALGLSAFSSLALAAGNPLSVHVLNLENGLPSPGINVTLEKHVGQDWQPLAQGTTNEQGRIAELFPANKPFEAGEYRVVFKTGEYFEKAKHETFFPEIPVIFKVQQTDQHYHIPLLLSPYGFSTYRGS; encoded by the coding sequence ATGACCTTACTCCGCATGACATTTACCGCGCTTGGCCTGAGCGCTTTTTCAAGCCTGGCGCTGGCCGCCGGCAACCCGCTGAGCGTGCACGTGCTCAATCTGGAAAACGGCCTGCCGTCGCCAGGCATCAACGTGACATTGGAGAAACACGTGGGCCAGGATTGGCAGCCGCTGGCCCAGGGCACCACCAATGAACAGGGTCGGATTGCCGAGCTGTTCCCGGCGAACAAGCCGTTCGAGGCGGGTGAATATCGGGTGGTGTTCAAGACGGGCGAGTACTTCGAGAAGGCGAAGCATGAGACGTTTTTTCCGGAGATTCCGGTGATCTTTAAAGTGCAGCAGACGGATCAGCACTATCACATTCCGTTGCTGCTCAGCCCGTATGGCTTCTCCACTTATCGCGGTTCTTAA
- a CDS encoding heme-binding protein yields MTVKYLIASLTIGLSSAAFAAPELPRHADLDLKTARLLADAALENCAGTVSVLDRGGNLLVTLRGDEIGPHNTAASQRKAYTALSTKTPTRLFAERARSNPETANLNTLNELLLLGGGIPLFAGKELVGAMGVAGSGGGEQDENCAIKAAEVGGLSINRT; encoded by the coding sequence ATGACCGTCAAATACCTGATTGCCAGCCTGACAATCGGCCTCAGCAGCGCTGCGTTTGCTGCGCCTGAACTGCCGCGCCACGCCGATCTCGATCTCAAAACCGCACGGCTGCTGGCAGACGCGGCGCTGGAAAATTGCGCGGGCACGGTGTCGGTGCTCGACCGTGGCGGCAACCTGCTGGTGACCTTGCGCGGCGACGAAATCGGCCCGCACAACACCGCCGCCAGCCAACGCAAAGCGTATACCGCGCTATCGACGAAAACCCCGACCCGATTGTTCGCCGAGCGCGCCCGCAGCAACCCGGAAACCGCCAACCTCAATACCCTCAACGAGCTGCTTTTACTCGGCGGCGGCATCCCGCTGTTTGCCGGAAAAGAACTGGTCGGCGCCATGGGCGTAGCCGGTTCCGGTGGCGGTGAGCAGGACGAAAATTGCGCGATCAAGGCTGCCGAAGTTGGCGGTCTGTCCATCAACCGTACCTGA
- a CDS encoding heavy metal response regulator transcription factor — MRLLVVEDEAKTANFLAKGLGESGFAVDVALNGLDGRYFIEQQEYDLIILDVMLPGLNGWQLLQLIRQRGATPVLFLTARDAIEDRVRGLELGADDYLLKPFAFAELLARVRTLLRRGPMREAESYSIADLEIDVLRRRVSRGGQRIALTNKEFALLHLLASRQGEVLSRTLIASQVWNLNFDSDTNMVEVAVRRLRSKVDDPYMPKLIHTVRGVGYQLEAPDDAR; from the coding sequence ATGCGTTTGCTGGTCGTAGAAGATGAAGCCAAAACCGCGAATTTCCTCGCCAAAGGGCTAGGAGAGTCGGGTTTCGCCGTGGACGTGGCGCTCAATGGCCTCGACGGACGCTACTTCATTGAGCAGCAGGAGTACGACCTGATCATCCTCGATGTGATGCTGCCGGGCCTCAACGGCTGGCAATTGCTGCAACTGATCCGCCAGCGCGGTGCCACGCCGGTGCTGTTCCTCACCGCCCGAGACGCCATCGAAGACCGCGTGCGCGGCCTCGAACTGGGCGCCGATGACTATTTGCTCAAGCCATTCGCCTTTGCCGAACTACTGGCGCGGGTACGTACTTTGTTGCGGCGCGGTCCGATGCGCGAAGCCGAGTCGTACAGCATCGCCGATCTGGAAATCGACGTGCTGCGCCGCCGGGTCAGCCGTGGCGGTCAGCGCATCGCCCTGACCAACAAGGAATTCGCCCTGCTGCACCTACTCGCCAGCCGACAGGGCGAAGTGCTGTCGCGCACGCTGATTGCTTCGCAGGTGTGGAACCTGAATTTCGACAGCGACACCAACATGGTCGAAGTCGCGGTGCGTCGGCTGCGTTCGAAAGTCGATGATCCGTACATGCCCAAACTGATCCACACCGTGCGCGGGGTCGGCTATCAACTCGAAGCGCCCGACGATGCCCGCTAG